Within the Thalassotalea ponticola genome, the region GGCATCCACATATGAGTCTGATAAGGTGTACTAATCATTTGGTTAAAATCCAAACTATGCGTTCATAATAGCTCGTTTGTGATGTAAATCGCGGAACAGGTTTACCGGCAAATTAACAAACTGCCATTACATACTACTGTTGTACAAAAAATACGTATCTCAAACTTTATACTTTCGGTAGGTTTTCGAAGGTGAAGTAGCCAGGGAGTGACAGGCCAAACACAAAAACGGCCACTAAAAGTGGCCGTTTTATATTCGAAATTCACAACTGCGCTTGTAAATATCAGTTGTTGTACATCGTTACCTATTTAATGCTTACTCAACGGTAACCGATTTTGCTAGGTTTCGCGGTTGGTCAACGTCGGTGCCTTTGATAATTGCTACGTAGTACGACAGCAATTGCAATGGCAAGGTGTAAATGATCGGTGCGATGACTTCGTCACAGTGTGGCACGTTAATGACTTTCATGGTGTCATCCGACTCAAATTGCGCATCAACGTCGGCAAACACATACATTAAACCACCACGAGCGCGAACTTCCTCAACATTTGATTTTAATTTCTCAATCAAATCATTTTTTGGCGCGACGACAATAACCGGCATGTCGGCATCAATCAACGCCAGAGGACCGTGCTTTAATTCACCGGCAGCATAGGCTTCCGCGTGAATGTATGAGATCTCTTTTAATTTTAACGCCCCTTCCATCGCGATTGGGTATTGATCACCGCGACCTAAGAATAGCGAGTGGTGCTTGTCTGCGAAGTCTTCAGCCAAATCTTCAATTTCATCGGCAAGGGTTAATACTTCATCAATTTTAGCTGGCAACGACATCAGTGCATTGGTTAACTGTGCTTGTTTGTCAGCGCTCATGCCCTTGTACTTGCCAAGAGCTAAGGTCATCATCATTAAACCAACTAATTGAGTGGTAAAGGCTTTAGTTGATGCAACGCCAATCTCCGCGCCGGCCTTGGTCATAAAGGCCAAGTCAGATTCACGTACCAACGACGAACCTGGGACATTACAAATGGTAAGTGACGCTTTGTAGCCAAGCTCTTTACCCAAGCGCAATGCAGCAAGAGTATCGGCAGTTTCACCTGATTGTGAAATAGTGACTAACAGTGCATTTTTGGGCACGAACGACTTGCGGTATCTAAACTCTGATGCAATTTCAACGTTACAGCTAACGCCAGCGTGCTCTTCTAGCCAGTAACGCGCCACCATGCCCGAGTGGTAAGAGGTACCACAGGCGATAATTTGCACGTGCTCAATATCTTGAAATATGGCTTCGGCATTGTCGCCAAACGCATTAATGTCAATGGTTTGGTCGACAAATCGGTTAGCTAGCGAGTTGCGAATAGCCGTTGGCTGTTCGTAAATCTCTTTCAACATGTAGTGACGGTATTCACCTTTGTCACCGGCATCGTGGTTGACGTTGGCTTCCGTTATTTCACGTTCAACTTTATTGCCTTGTTGGTCAAAGATATTCACGTCAAAGCGAGTGATTTCAGCGACATCACCTTCTTCCAAGAAAGAAAACTTACGCGTTACCGGCAATAATGCCATCATATCTGATGCTAAAAAGTTTTCGCCTAAGCCGTAACCAATAACCAGAGGGCTACCAGAGCGCGCCACGACAACGCGCTCAACATCGTTGCTGTCCATGATTACTGTGCCGTATGCACCTTCAAATTGCTTAACGCTTTTTTGCACAGCTTCAAGTAGGCTGGCACTGTCTTTTAATTCATGGCGAACTAAGTGAGCGATTACTTCGGTATCAGTTTCTGAGCTAAATACGTAGCCCAGTTGTTGTAGCTTTTCACGCAATTCTTGGTGGTTTTCAATAATACCATTGTGAACCACGGCAATGTTTGATGACACATGCGGGTGAGCATTGGTCTCGCTTGGTACACCATGAGTTGCCCAACGGGTATGAGCAATACCAGTGCCGCCTTTTGCTGGGTTGACCTCAAGCGCGCTTGCAAGTTCTTGCACTTTACCCAAGCGACGTACGCGACTTAAATTGTGATCGCTGTCAATAATCGCAACACCCGCTGAGTCATAGCCGCGATATTCTAATCGACGCAAGCCTTCTACTAAGATATCGGCGACATCACGTTGCGCTACCGCGCCTACAATTCCACACATAATAATTATCCTGTTTGTTATTCTATTGGTGCGCAAATCACATTAATGCCTTGCGCTTGTATTTGTTTTTTCAGTTGTTCAGATAAGTTGTCGTCGGTTATTAAGGTATTGACCGAATTCCACGAAAGTTCAAGGTTGGGAATACGACGACCGATTTTATCTGACTCAACTAAGACGATGACTTCACGAGCGACTTCACTCATCACTCGCGATAGTCCGATTAATTCGTTAAACGTTGTTGTACCGCGCTCTATATCAATACCATCAGCACCGATAAACAGCTGATCAAAATCGTAGGAGCGCAACACTTGTTCGGCTATTTGTCCCTGAAAGGCCTCTGAAGTGGAATCCCACGTCCCCCCGGTCATCAATAATGTCGGCTCATTTTCAAGTTCATTTAATTGATTGGCCACACTCAGAGAGTTAGTCATTACCACTAGGCCTTTTTTATTCGCCAGGTGCGTAATCATCGCCGCAGTTGTGCGACCACTATCAATAATAATTCGATGGTGGTCTTTAATTAACAACGCCGCTTGTTTGCCTATTGCTTGCTTTTGTTTCGAAACTTTATCGTTGTGCGCTACCGAGGTGATTTCACTTGGTAACGGTACGGCGCCACCATAGCGGCGCAATAACAACCCACTGGCCTCGAGTGCCGCGAGATCTTTGCGAATAGTGACTTCAGACGTTTCAAATTGCACTGCCAGTTGATCGACACTGACTTCACCTACATCGTTGAGTTGATTTAAAATGGTGTGACGTCTTAATTGAGTATTGCGCTTTGACATAATTTTTATTAGTTGCGATATAAAACAATATCGGCATTAAAATGTTGCGTTTCGAAACTTGGCGTAATTAAAACAAAACATTGCGAAAAACGCAAATTCCATCGCCTTATTTTGCCAAGATCGTTGAAAAATGCTAAATTTGGCCGCCAATAAAATTATTTTAGCAAGCATAAACTACCTTTCGTTTAGAAATGCATCACTAGGGGAATGCATGAGCCAAGCAAGTTACACATTAATTGAAGGTAATCTACCTTTACTCATTTCAATGCCGCACAACGGTACCGATATCGCTGATCATATAAAACACACGATGACCGATGTTGCTCATAAGGTAGAAGATACCGATTGGTATCTCGATAGACTCTATGATTTTGCTAAGCACTTAGGGGCCTATATTTTAATGCCCAAATACAGTCGCTATGTGATTGACTTAAATCGCGATCCAACAGGGGTAAGCTTATATCCGGGCGCTGATACGACAGAGCTTTGTCCTACCACCAGCTTTAAATCAGAGCCTCTATACAAAGACGGGCAACAGCCAACGGAAGACGAAATTACTCGCCGCATTAACGACTATTGGCAGCCATATCACCAAGCGATCGCAGATACGCTAGCGACTATGCGCCACCAATTTGGCAAGGCGGTAATGCTTGAAGCGCACTCTATCGCCTCGGTGGTTCCGCGTTTTTTTGATGGTCAGCTACCCGACTTTAACTTTGGTAATAATCAAGGGCAAAGTTGCGCAAAGTCAATGCTAGAGTCGATCGAGCAGTTAGATTTTAGTCCGTATAGTCAAGTGTCTAACGGGCGCTTTAAAGGCGGTTATATCACTCGTCACTACGCAGACCCGAAAAACAATGTGCACACATTACAGCTTGAATTATCTCAACGAACCTATCTCGACGAAGCAACACTGGCTTACGACCAGCAAAAAGCCGACGAAGTTAAGCCAAAGCTTGAGATGCTAGTCAAACAGCTGATTGTATTTGCCCAACAAAGTTAACCACTGAGACTATCCTATGAATATGTTATTTGCCGAGCACATATTATTAAGCCATGGCACGCATAGCCAATGGCACAACAACAAAACTTTACTTATCGATAACGGCGTCATTGTTGATATCGTTGACGGTCAACTCGATGGAGCTGACATCGCTGAGGGGCCGGTGATACCGGGCATGGTAAATTGTCATTCACACGCCTTCCAGCGCGGTTTTGCTGGCTTCAGTGAGCAAGGCTCCCAGGGCAATGATAGTTTTTGGACCTGGCGTAAAATCATGTACCAATTTCTTGATGTGATCAGTGTTGAGCAGGCACAAGTGATCGCCAACCAGCTTTACATTGAAATGGTTAAGGCCGGTTATACACGGGTGGCAGAGTTTCATTATTTGCACCATCAACCAGATGGTCAAAACTACCATCAATTGGCTGCCATGGCTGATGCCCTGTTTGACGCCGCTGAGCAAGCCGGAATTGGTATCACCATGTTGCCTGTGTTGTATCGCTATAGCGGTTTTGGACCATTGCCGGCTAACGACGGGCAAAAGCGTTTTATCAACGATGTAGAACAGTTTAATCAACTGGTTAGCGATTGTTTTGCCAGCGCAAGTAAACGCGCTAACGCCAATGTGGGTATTGCGCCACATTCGTTGCGCGCAGTTGATAAGCCATCGTTGCAAGCCGCAGTAACGCATGTGCGTAATTTAGATGCCACGGCGCCTATTCACATTCACATTGCCGAGCAACAGAAGGAAGTCAATGACTGCCACGCGCATTACGGCATGCGTCCGGTGCAGTGGTTGTTAGACAATATGTCGATTGACCAACACTGGTGTTTAATTCACGCCACCCATATTGATCAGCAAGAGTTACAAGGTATTGTCGATGCGGGGGCCGTTGCCGGTATCTGCCCTACCACTGAAGCCAATTTAGGCGATGGCATTTTTCCGACCACTGAATTTATCAGCAAAGGCGGTCGCGTAGCCATTGGTTCTGATAGCCATATCAGTGTTTCGGCAATTGAAGAGCTACGTTTACTGGAGTACGCTCAACGCCTAGTACGCCAGCAAAGGGCGATTTTAGCTGATAATCAGACCCCGTCAGTTGGACAGTTTTTATGGCATCACACCGCACAAGCAGGGGCTTTATCAACCAGTAGCAACAGCGGTGAATTGGCCGTTGGTAAACAAGCTGATTTAATTGTGTTATCGAATGAACGAAATAGTTTGTTCGCCAATAGTACGAAGCATCTATTAGACAGCGTGGTGTTTGCTAGCCAAGCATCGCCGATAAAGGATGTGATGGTAAATGGCCAGTGGGTGGTGCGCGACGGTAAGCATGCTCAAGAGCAACAGGTTGCAGATCGCTTTGCTACAGTGCTGCAGGACTTAGCGGGTAATCGATAGCCCAAGTTACGTTAGGACTTGTTGGTCATTTGATGTCAATAGCAGAGTAACCTACCGCGTTGCTCTGCTACCTATCTCAACTAGTTTAAAATGCGGTATTTATCTACCGTATCACAGACTTGCTTCAAAAACTCGCGACGCAATTGGGTGTTGGTCTTCAAATTAGGGCAATACTGATGATAGAAGTTACCTAGCTTGTCACGGCTTTCCGTGATGCTTTCGACGTAGGCAATTTCGCGTTTTGAGTATTCTTTAAATTCGGGTTGCAGCACTTGTAACACCTTGCTCGGGGCAACTTGCGCCTTGGTTTGCGCCACCGAATTAAAGGTTTCTTTGGTTTTACTTATTTGCTGATTATACCATTCCGTTAAGTGGGCATTGGGATAAAAGTGCAAGTAAACGGCGGCCGCGACAATGATAACCAGAAGTTTTTTAAACATGATTTTTCACTTTTTGTTGTTGTAGTTATAGCCACGGCAAATGCTATATCATCATTCATACTGTATATGTGTTGACCGTGCCGTTAGTGATCGTTCAACAGATTAATATGTAAAAAGTTAATCTAAATCAGACTTTAACCAAAATTGCTTGGTATAATTAGCTCAAGTGATAACAACAAGATTAATGCGCTTTAGGTAGATTATACACATTTGTAATCTCTACACTAGCATTTCGGACGAAATTATGGCATCAGAGAACAAGCCGACCAACACAGCTAAAAACGTCATACCGGTCAAGCAGATAAAGGTAGACAAGCCGCGCTCGTCAACTGTTGAACAATACAAGCCACGCGATCAAATTTACGTGCGCAAAGTTGAAGGCTTTTTTCAGCGCTTGCGCCGCAAGATGAATTTGTTCTTTTTAGCGCTATTTGCCCTGATACCTTGGATTAACTACAACGGCCAACAAGCCGTGCTGTTTGATATTGGCGAACAGCGATTCAATATTTTTGCTTTAACGCTGTGGCCTCAAGACCTGACCTTACTCGCTTGGTTATTTATAATTGGCGCGTTTTTACTGTTTTTCGTCACCACCTTTTTGGGCCGCGTTTGGTGTGGATACTTGTGTCCGCAAACGGTGTGGACGTTCATTTTTATTTGGTTTGAAGAAAAATTTGAGGGGGCGGCCAATAAACGCAAAAAGCTTGATCAAAAGGCAATGGACTTTGACAAGTTTTGGCGCAAAGCAGCTAAGCACAGTTGTTGGGTCATCTTTTCCTTATTCACCGCCATTACTTTCGTTGGCTACTTCACCCCGATACGCGAGTTGGTGGTCGACTTTTTTACCTTTAAAGCGTCATTGATGGCCACTGCGATTATTTTATTTTTTACCTTTTGCACCTATGGTAATGCCGGTTGGATGCGAGAAGTGATGTGTTTGCATATGTGCCCTTATGCGCGCTTTCAGTCAGCGATGTTTGATCAAGACACACTAACCGTATCATACGATGCCAAGCGCGGTGAAAATCGAGGACCTCGCCCGCGCAAAGCCGATCCGCAAGAACTCGGTTTGGGTGATTGCATCGACTGTAACTTGTGTGTTGAAGTGTGCCCGACAGGCATTGATATTCGCAATGGCCTGCAATATGAGTGCATTAATTGCGGCGCATGCGTTGACGCCTGTAACGGCGTGATGGAGCGCATGAACTATGACAAGAACCTGATTAGTTACACCACCGAAACGGCGCTAAACGGCAAAACCGTGCATATCTTGAGACCGAAACTGTTTATGTATGCGGTGGTTTTATTGGTTATGGCTGGGTTATTTGTTGGCGACTTGGCAACCCGTCAGCCCTTGCAACTGGATATTATTCGCGACCGCAATACCCTTGCCAGAGAAAATATTGATGGCTTAATCGAAAACGTTTACACCTTAAAAATTCTCAACAAGTCGCAACAAACCGCCACTTACAAACTATCTGTGGATGGCTTAACATCACACGTATGGCAAGGACAAGATACGGTAACTGTTAACGGGGCCGGTATTGAAACGGTTACAGTGAGTTTGGCAGTAGACCCGTATGAGATAAAAGCATTTACTACGGATATTAATTTTGTTGTGCAACAAGTCGATCCGCAAGCAGATGATGTTATCATCCGTCAACAAAGTGTGTTCTTTAACAAGCGATAATACGGATGGCTGATTTTAGTTTTCAGGACCTGTCTCCTGAGTTTATTCTCGATGCATTAGAGGCGCATGGTTTTTATGTAGCCTCCGGTTTACTGCCGTTAAACAGTTACGAAAACCGCGTCTATCAATTTCACGACGACGATCGGGTCAAATACGTGACCAAGTTTTATCGGCCCAAGCGATGGTCTACCGAACAGATTCAAGAAGAGCATGATTTTGCACTAGAACTCGCTGATGCCGAAGTGCCGGTAGTTGCTCCGCTCATTCGAGATGGGCAATCATTGTTTTGCTATCGAGATGTTTACTTTGCCGTATTTCCCTGTCGAGGAGGGCGCATTTTTGAAGTCGACAATCTGGATCAATTAGAATGGATGGGACGCTTTGTTGGTCGCATTCACGCCATAGGCAGTCAAAAAAGCTTCGTGCATCGTCCAACACTGAGCACCGAGGAATTTTTGATACAGGCTCGCGCGACATTGCAAACCGCCGAGATATCAAGTGCATTACAAAAGCCCTTTTTTACCGTACTAGATCAAGTCATTGATTTAACCGTTGCGCAGTACAAACCGGGCAAGCAAATTCGCTTACACGGTGATTGTCATGCGGGAAACATCTTATGGACCGATGCTGGGCCACACTTTGTAGACCTTGATGATTGTCGCACTGGGCCGGCATTACAAGACCTATGGATGATGCTAAATGGCGATCGACAAAATAAATTGTTACAACTCGATACGTTGCTATCTGGCTATGAAGAGTTTTTTTCATTTGAATATAGCGAGCTTTCATTGTTAGAATCATTGCGTTCAATGCGACTCATTAACTATATGGCGTGGTTGACAAAACGTTGGCAAGATCCTGCTTTTGTACTTAATTTCCCTTGGTTCAACACCGAAAAATACTGGGAAGAGCAAGTACTTATGCTCAAAGAGCAACACGCGGCAATGCACGAACCAGCGCTTAGCTTAAACCAAGGTTTATAGTGATAACCTTAAAGGAATATTTATCAATGAAAAAATTATTTAGTCTATTATTGGTGGCGATCATAATGCCACTTTCTGCTTGTGCCAAAGATTACGAAGAAGGTAAACAATACACGGTGATCTCAGATTCGGTTACCACAAAGCCAGAGGTTCGTGAATTTTTCTCGTTTTATTGCCCACACTGCTTAAGCTTTGAGCCGTTCATGAAAGACTTAGCTAAGTCGTTACCTGAAGGCGTCGCGTTTGTAAAAAACCACGTTGACTTTTTACGTGCAGCGAGCCCGCAAGTACAGTTTGAAATTACTAAAGCGATGATTGTAGCGCAACAATTACCACAAGAAGAGGTGTTAATTGCTGCCTTGTTTGATGCGATTCAAAAACAGCGTCTACCTCTAGCGTCACAAGCTGAATTACGCGAGTTATTTGTTAAAAACGGCGTTGACGGTGAACAGTTTGATAAGCTAATTAACAGCTTTGGTGTGAATTCAAAAGCTAAGCAAATGAAGAAACTGCAAGACGAGTACAGCAAAAAACGCGTGTTAACCGGTGTTCCAACCATTATTGTTAATGGCAAGTACCGCGTTAATGCCAGCGAACTTGATCGCAGTGACTTTTTAAATGACTACAAAAACTTGGTACTGCACTTGTTAACACTTAAGTAAGCAACTGCAAAATCAGTAAAAAAGGCTCCGCATGGAGCTTTTTTGTACTTCATTGACCCAAACAACCACCACAACCAGTGCGCTAGTCACGTTTGGATGTCGCGCTGTTAGATGATTTTTCATCGCCTTGCTGAGCCAGTTCTTGCTGATAGCGATTGTACAACCGAAAGCTTAATAAGGTTGCGATGATACTCAACAGCACACTGGCACCTATTTGCCAAAAAGACATCAGCTGTACACCACTGCCGGCTAACGCGAAAATGGCCATTTGCGGAAAATAGCCTAGGTAAGAGGCACTAAAAAATTTGCCAGGGTGAATATGGGCGATACCCGCACATACGTTTAGTAAAAAATTACTGCCGGCGGGAATAAGGCGAATGATGAAAGTTTTCTCAAACGTGTCACGACTTAAAAATTGGTAGACCAGTTTCACTTTATTGGCGAATTTCTGGCGAATATAACGGGCAAAAATAAAGCGCGCAACACTGTAGGTGATAACGCAGCCAATCGCCGCCGCAAGCGTAGAGATAAGTGTGCCGTGGATGAAGCCAAAGGCATAGCCGGCAGCAAACGCCGCCACTTGGCGCGGCAAGCTAATGGATATGGCAAGCGCAATCACCAGTAAGAAATACACTACCCCAATAGTGCCCTGCCCGCGAATGGTATTATCGACCCATGTTTGGTTAAAGTGATCAAATAACCCTAACCAATGCAGTAAGCCCGCGAGTAGGGTACTGATCAATAAAAACAGTAAAATCAGCCGCAGTAATGACTTGTGACGGTGAAAAAAACTCATGACACAGCGCACCATGACTTGCGAGCACCACCGTGATAGGCGTAGCCGTAACCGTGTTGAATTAATAACTCTGCTAGGTTTTCACCGTTAACGTACACATCAGCCAGTAAGCGAAAGTATTTGCCTCGTTCAACATTGCGCAACTCAATGCGTTCGGCATTTTTTAGCAATTGCTCGGTAAATTGTTTGGCTTGTTTGGCTTTGTTTTTTTCACTCGGACACTTG harbors:
- a CDS encoding formimidoylglutamate deiminase, with translation MNMLFAEHILLSHGTHSQWHNNKTLLIDNGVIVDIVDGQLDGADIAEGPVIPGMVNCHSHAFQRGFAGFSEQGSQGNDSFWTWRKIMYQFLDVISVEQAQVIANQLYIEMVKAGYTRVAEFHYLHHQPDGQNYHQLAAMADALFDAAEQAGIGITMLPVLYRYSGFGPLPANDGQKRFINDVEQFNQLVSDCFASASKRANANVGIAPHSLRAVDKPSLQAAVTHVRNLDATAPIHIHIAEQQKEVNDCHAHYGMRPVQWLLDNMSIDQHWCLIHATHIDQQELQGIVDAGAVAGICPTTEANLGDGIFPTTEFISKGGRVAIGSDSHISVSAIEELRLLEYAQRLVRQQRAILADNQTPSVGQFLWHHTAQAGALSTSSNSGELAVGKQADLIVLSNERNSLFANSTKHLLDSVVFASQASPIKDVMVNGQWVVRDGKHAQEQQVADRFATVLQDLAGNR
- the ccoG gene encoding cytochrome c oxidase accessory protein CcoG — its product is MASENKPTNTAKNVIPVKQIKVDKPRSSTVEQYKPRDQIYVRKVEGFFQRLRRKMNLFFLALFALIPWINYNGQQAVLFDIGEQRFNIFALTLWPQDLTLLAWLFIIGAFLLFFVTTFLGRVWCGYLCPQTVWTFIFIWFEEKFEGAANKRKKLDQKAMDFDKFWRKAAKHSCWVIFSLFTAITFVGYFTPIRELVVDFFTFKASLMATAIILFFTFCTYGNAGWMREVMCLHMCPYARFQSAMFDQDTLTVSYDAKRGENRGPRPRKADPQELGLGDCIDCNLCVEVCPTGIDIRNGLQYECINCGACVDACNGVMERMNYDKNLISYTTETALNGKTVHILRPKLFMYAVVLLVMAGLFVGDLATRQPLQLDIIRDRNTLARENIDGLIENVYTLKILNKSQQTATYKLSVDGLTSHVWQGQDTVTVNGAGIETVTVSLAVDPYEIKAFTTDINFVVQQVDPQADDVIIRQQSVFFNKR
- a CDS encoding TVP38/TMEM64 family protein, translating into MSFFHRHKSLLRLILLFLLISTLLAGLLHWLGLFDHFNQTWVDNTIRGQGTIGVVYFLLVIALAISISLPRQVAAFAAGYAFGFIHGTLISTLAAAIGCVITYSVARFIFARYIRQKFANKVKLVYQFLSRDTFEKTFIIRLIPAGSNFLLNVCAGIAHIHPGKFFSASYLGYFPQMAIFALAGSGVQLMSFWQIGASVLLSIIATLLSFRLYNRYQQELAQQGDEKSSNSATSKRD
- a CDS encoding serine/threonine protein kinase: MADFSFQDLSPEFILDALEAHGFYVASGLLPLNSYENRVYQFHDDDRVKYVTKFYRPKRWSTEQIQEEHDFALELADAEVPVVAPLIRDGQSLFCYRDVYFAVFPCRGGRIFEVDNLDQLEWMGRFVGRIHAIGSQKSFVHRPTLSTEEFLIQARATLQTAEISSALQKPFFTVLDQVIDLTVAQYKPGKQIRLHGDCHAGNILWTDAGPHFVDLDDCRTGPALQDLWMMLNGDRQNKLLQLDTLLSGYEEFFSFEYSELSLLESLRSMRLINYMAWLTKRWQDPAFVLNFPWFNTEKYWEEQVLMLKEQHAAMHEPALSLNQGL
- the hutG gene encoding N-formylglutamate deformylase — encoded protein: MSQASYTLIEGNLPLLISMPHNGTDIADHIKHTMTDVAHKVEDTDWYLDRLYDFAKHLGAYILMPKYSRYVIDLNRDPTGVSLYPGADTTELCPTTSFKSEPLYKDGQQPTEDEITRRINDYWQPYHQAIADTLATMRHQFGKAVMLEAHSIASVVPRFFDGQLPDFNFGNNQGQSCAKSMLESIEQLDFSPYSQVSNGRFKGGYITRHYADPKNNVHTLQLELSQRTYLDEATLAYDQQKADEVKPKLEMLVKQLIVFAQQS
- a CDS encoding thermonuclease family protein; this encodes MSKYLSLLAFVLLSSSASAKQYGDISAVTLSSVYDGDTFRVHIENWPTVIGENTPVRIKGVDTPELRAKCPSEKNKAKQAKQFTEQLLKNAERIELRNVERGKYFRLLADVYVNGENLAELLIQHGYGYAYHGGARKSWCAVS
- a CDS encoding thiol:disulfide interchange protein DsbA/DsbL, which codes for MKKLFSLLLVAIIMPLSACAKDYEEGKQYTVISDSVTTKPEVREFFSFYCPHCLSFEPFMKDLAKSLPEGVAFVKNHVDFLRAASPQVQFEITKAMIVAQQLPQEEVLIAALFDAIQKQRLPLASQAELRELFVKNGVDGEQFDKLINSFGVNSKAKQMKKLQDEYSKKRVLTGVPTIIVNGKYRVNASELDRSDFLNDYKNLVLHLLTLK
- a CDS encoding DeoR/GlpR family DNA-binding transcription regulator yields the protein MSKRNTQLRRHTILNQLNDVGEVSVDQLAVQFETSEVTIRKDLAALEASGLLLRRYGGAVPLPSEITSVAHNDKVSKQKQAIGKQAALLIKDHHRIIIDSGRTTAAMITHLANKKGLVVMTNSLSVANQLNELENEPTLLMTGGTWDSTSEAFQGQIAEQVLRSYDFDQLFIGADGIDIERGTTTFNELIGLSRVMSEVAREVIVLVESDKIGRRIPNLELSWNSVNTLITDDNLSEQLKKQIQAQGINVICAPIE
- the glmS gene encoding glutamine--fructose-6-phosphate transaminase (isomerizing) gives rise to the protein MCGIVGAVAQRDVADILVEGLRRLEYRGYDSAGVAIIDSDHNLSRVRRLGKVQELASALEVNPAKGGTGIAHTRWATHGVPSETNAHPHVSSNIAVVHNGIIENHQELREKLQQLGYVFSSETDTEVIAHLVRHELKDSASLLEAVQKSVKQFEGAYGTVIMDSNDVERVVVARSGSPLVIGYGLGENFLASDMMALLPVTRKFSFLEEGDVAEITRFDVNIFDQQGNKVEREITEANVNHDAGDKGEYRHYMLKEIYEQPTAIRNSLANRFVDQTIDINAFGDNAEAIFQDIEHVQIIACGTSYHSGMVARYWLEEHAGVSCNVEIASEFRYRKSFVPKNALLVTISQSGETADTLAALRLGKELGYKASLTICNVPGSSLVRESDLAFMTKAGAEIGVASTKAFTTQLVGLMMMTLALGKYKGMSADKQAQLTNALMSLPAKIDEVLTLADEIEDLAEDFADKHHSLFLGRGDQYPIAMEGALKLKEISYIHAEAYAAGELKHGPLALIDADMPVIVVAPKNDLIEKLKSNVEEVRARGGLMYVFADVDAQFESDDTMKVINVPHCDEVIAPIIYTLPLQLLSYYVAIIKGTDVDQPRNLAKSVTVE